The nucleotide window CGAGTACCGGTCGGCGCTCGAGCAGATGGAGCTCGCCGAGGAGGACGGGGTCTCGATGGACCTTGACGGAGAGTCAGCCGAGTTCCTCGACGTCGTCGCGCCGGCGTCCGGCACCATCGTGTCGGTCGACATCGAGGAGGGCGAGATCGTCACGTCGGGCGCCGTCTCCTACACGGCGGGCACGACGCTGATGACGATCGCCGACCTGTCGATCATGCAGATCAAGGCCGGGGTCAACGAGGTCGACATCGGGAAGATCCGGAACGGGCAGAACGTGGCCATCGACGTCGACGCCTATCCCAACATCACGTTCGAGGGCGCCATCGGTCACATCGCCCCGGCGGCCCGGAACGAGGACGGGGTCAAGATCTTCGACGTCGAGATCGACATCACGGACAACGACCCGAGACTCAAGCCCGGCATGACCGCGAACATCGAGATCCAGGGCGACCACTCGGAATCCGTCGTGACCGTTCCCATCGAGGCCGTCTTCAGAAAGAACGGAGGATACGTCTGCTACGTCTTCGAGGATGACGCCGACGAGCCCGCCGAGCGCGAGGTCGAGGTGGGCGTGTCGAACATCGAACGCGCCGAGGTCGTCTCCGGCATCTCGGAGGGTGAGACGGTCGCTCTCTACGACCCGGAGCTCGACGAGATCGAGATGACCGACGAGGAGCGCCGGAGACAGGAGATGACACGCCGAGCGGGCAGAGGACGCTAGCATGCTGATCAGAACCGAGAACATCACCAGGACCTACGAACTCGGAGAGGTCGAGGTCCGCGCCCTTCGAGGCGTCGACCTGATCATCGACGAGGGCGAGTACGTTGCCATCATGGGACCCTCGGGTTCGGGCAAGTCGACGCTGATGCACATCCTAGGCTGCCTCGATACGCCGTCCGAGGGCCGGTATGTACTCAACGGGGCCGAGGTCTCGAGCCTGACGGGCCGGGCGCTCGCACTGGTCCGTAACAGGGAGATCGGGTTCGTCTTCCAGAACTTCAACCTGCTTCCCCGCATAGACATCGTGGCCAACGTATCGCTTCCGCTCGTCTACCACGGCTCCATATCACGCTCGGAGCGGCGCGAGATGGCCGAGGCCGAGCTGGCGAAGGTCGGGCTCGAGCACCGTCTCCGCCACCGGCCGAACGAACTCTCCGGCGGCGAGCGCCAGAGAGCCTCCATAGCGCGGGCGCTCGTCAACCGGCCCAGCATCCTCCTTGCGGACGAGCCGACGGGAAACCTCGACTCGCGCACCGGCCGGGAGATCATGTCGATCCTCGACCGCCTCAGCGAGGAGGGCAGGACGGTCGTTCTCGTCACGCACGACGCCGCCGTCGCCGAGCACGCCGAGCGCATCATCCGGATCGAGGACGGCCGTGTCGCGAACGGAGCAGCTTCGTGAACATCCTCGAGAGTCTCGGCGCCGGCCTCAGAGACATGGCCGCCAACAAGGGGCGCGCCGTCATCACGATGATCGGCATCGTCCTGGGCGTGGCCTCGGTCGTCGCCGTCCTGGCCCTCATGCGGGGCGGGCAGGCGCAGACCGAGGCCTTCTTTGAGGAACTCGGCGGTCTCCGCGAGCTCCGGATCACCAATACCCGGACCAACAGGGTCTTCATGTCGGCCGCTGAGAGGGCCTCCGAGCGGCTGACCTACCGTGACGCCCAGGCGATCCGCAGGGAGTGCCCCTCGGTGAGCTACGTGGACCCCGAGATCAGCCGGAGGCTCAACGTCAGCTATGGCGACAGAACC belongs to Candidatus Effluviviaceae Genus V sp. and includes:
- a CDS encoding efflux RND transporter periplasmic adaptor subunit; the protein is MKKHLKWMVPAAVVVAVTLAVVMRPGRADDAQATPENGPPGAEANGRRAEASIGDVAVTLSEVGEIQPERIVLVKSKVSGKVRELFVEEGQDIAKGALLARIEPDMAQARTVANLKTSYGRARVTMERARQDYERDLELHSADLISDEQLQLSKDEYDIAMIEYRSALEQMELAEEDGVSMDLDGESAEFLDVVAPASGTIVSVDIEEGEIVTSGAVSYTAGTTLMTIADLSIMQIKAGVNEVDIGKIRNGQNVAIDVDAYPNITFEGAIGHIAPAARNEDGVKIFDVEIDITDNDPRLKPGMTANIEIQGDHSESVVTVPIEAVFRKNGGYVCYVFEDDADEPAEREVEVGVSNIERAEVVSGISEGETVALYDPELDEIEMTDEERRRQEMTRRAGRGR
- a CDS encoding ATP-binding cassette domain-containing protein, with the translated sequence MIRTENITRTYELGEVEVRALRGVDLIIDEGEYVAIMGPSGSGKSTLMHILGCLDTPSEGRYVLNGAEVSSLTGRALALVRNREIGFVFQNFNLLPRIDIVANVSLPLVYHGSISRSERREMAEAELAKVGLEHRLRHRPNELSGGERQRASIARALVNRPSILLADEPTGNLDSRTGREIMSILDRLSEEGRTVVLVTHDAAVAEHAERIIRIEDGRVANGAAS